One Gimesia aquarii DNA segment encodes these proteins:
- a CDS encoding FAD-dependent oxidoreductase produces the protein MKIAIAGCGIAGTAAGYLLAQQGHEVTIFEQAQRCGPIGAGILVQPIGQAVLKSLGIYDEIYQRSAQLNCIEALKHSGKRLIRLEYQRLRTGLYGLGVHRGLLFKSLLELAKQGGVVVREDARIAAYHLSDSGVSLKLDSNGHTESFDFMIATDGARSALRIASGIRHHTIEYAYGALWATGTCSSIEDRLFQVVEGTKRLVGILPIGNQECSFFWGLTAAQLESFKQSGLDVWKDEVLKLCPQGEELVTRINSFEELTFTTYRSVSMRSWSADRIIFLGDAAHPTSPHLGQGANFALEDAWVFSECLKQETNFSAACLHYESLRKNKIRFYQQITSWLTPFFQSDGFVKGWGRDITLPVMSQIPILREQMLKTLCGFKTGWLKSQIGEK, from the coding sequence ATGAAAATTGCGATTGCAGGATGCGGCATTGCGGGAACTGCGGCTGGTTATCTTCTGGCTCAACAAGGGCATGAGGTGACTATTTTTGAGCAGGCACAGCGCTGTGGGCCTATTGGTGCAGGGATTCTCGTCCAACCAATTGGACAGGCAGTTTTGAAATCACTAGGAATATATGATGAGATTTATCAGCGGTCTGCACAATTAAATTGTATTGAAGCCCTCAAACATTCTGGAAAACGGTTGATTCGTTTAGAGTATCAACGACTTCGAACGGGGCTCTATGGTTTAGGTGTCCACCGTGGTCTGTTATTTAAATCATTGCTGGAATTGGCAAAACAGGGCGGAGTCGTGGTTCGTGAAGATGCGCGCATCGCGGCTTACCATCTTTCTGATTCAGGAGTTTCATTAAAATTGGATTCAAATGGGCACACAGAATCATTCGATTTCATGATTGCCACAGACGGAGCACGCTCAGCGCTACGGATCGCTTCAGGAATTCGTCATCACACTATTGAATATGCCTATGGTGCTCTCTGGGCAACGGGCACTTGTTCTTCAATTGAAGATAGATTGTTTCAGGTAGTGGAAGGAACAAAAAGACTGGTGGGAATCTTACCGATTGGCAATCAGGAGTGCAGTTTCTTCTGGGGATTGACGGCGGCTCAGCTAGAGAGTTTTAAGCAAAGTGGCCTTGATGTCTGGAAAGATGAAGTCTTGAAACTTTGTCCTCAAGGAGAGGAATTAGTGACTCGAATCAATTCCTTCGAAGAATTGACGTTTACGACCTATCGTAGTGTTTCAATGCGATCCTGGTCTGCAGATCGTATCATCTTTCTGGGAGATGCCGCGCATCCGACAAGCCCGCATTTAGGGCAGGGCGCCAATTTTGCGCTTGAAGATGCGTGGGTGTTTTCGGAATGCTTGAAACAGGAAACGAATTTTAGTGCTGCTTGCTTACACTATGAGTCACTCAGGAAAAATAAGATCCGTTTTTACCAACAGATTACAAGTTGGTTAACTCCTTTTTTTCAATCAGATGGGTTTGTAAAAGGCTGGGGCCGTGATATCACTTTGCCTGTGATGTCTCAGATTCCAATTTTACGCGAACAAATGTTAAAGACACTTTGTGGATTTAAAACGGGTTGGTTAAAGAGTCAGATTGGTGAAAAATAG